In Scomber scombrus chromosome 17, fScoSco1.1, whole genome shotgun sequence, the following proteins share a genomic window:
- the LOC133997415 gene encoding estrogen-related receptor gamma-like, producing MDLVDLYLPECFTYHSDTELLGRMSVRGLDPTCPSSIKREPSSPSPSSQGDVSPAQPSPGSSSSDTNSSYGHLTKAHGLSNGLDSPGLYGHPAVLANNGGTNRRFGEEEGQVKCEFMLGSVAKRLCLVCGDVASGYHYGVASCEACKAFFKRTIQGNIEYSCPASNECEITKRRRKSCQACRFVKCLAVGMLREGVRLDRVRGGRQKYKRRIDAENSPYLHPQNTLPQKKTYCVGGVVENKVVSLLLVAEPEGIFAMPDPTVPESDIKALTTLCDLADRELVVNIGWAKHIPGFPSLSLADQMSLLQSGWMEILILRVVFRSLALEDKLVYAEDYIMDEEQSKLAGLLDLNNAILQLVKKYKTMGLEKEEFVVLKAIALANSDSMQIEDSEAVQRLQDVLHGALQDYEVKQHPEDPRRAGKLIMTLPLLRQTAARAVQHFCSIKQDGRVPMHKLFLELLEAKA from the exons ATGGATTTAGTCGACCTTTACCTCCCAGAGTGTTTCACCTACCACTCTGACACAGA ACTTCTGGGCAGGATGTCAGTGAGGGGCTTGGACCCCACTTGTCCCTCCTCCATAAAGCGTGAACCCTCCAGCCCCAGCCCCAGCTCTCAGGGTGACGTCAGTCCAGCACAGCCCAGTCCTGGAAGCTCTTCCTCAGACACAAACTCCAGCTACGGGCACCTGACAAAGGCCCATGGTCTCAGTAACGGGCTGGACTCACCAGGCCTCTATGGACACCCAGCAGTGTTGGCCAACAATGGAGGAACTAACAG GAGGTttggagaggaagaaggacaaGTGAAGTGTGAATTCATGCTGGGCTCAGTGGCCAAGCGGCTGTGTCTGGTGTGCGGTGACGTGGCCTCAGGGTACCACTACGGTGTCGCTTCCTGTGAGGCCTGCAAGGCCTTCTTCAAGAGGACCATCCAGG GTAATATTGAGTACAGCTGCCCAGCGTCCAATGAATGTGAAATCACCAAGAGAAGGAGGAAGTCCTGCCAGGCCTGTCGATTTGTGAAATGTCTGGCTGTGGGGATGTTAAGAGAGG gtGTGCGTCTGGACCGGGTTCGGGGCGGCAGACAGAAGTACAAAAGGAGAATAGATGCTGAGAACAGCCCATATCTGCACCCACAGAACACCTTACCCCAGAAGAAAACAT ACTGTGTTGGTGGTGTGGTAGAGAACAAGGTGGTGTCTTTGCTCCTGGTGGCCGAACCAGAGGGCATCTTTGCCATGCCGGATCCCACCGTGCCTGAGAGCGACATCAAGGCTCTGACCACACTGTGTGACCTGGCCGACAGAGAGCTGGTGGTCAACATCGGCTGGGCCAAACACATCCCAG gcttcccctctctctcactggCAGACCAGATGAGTCTCCTGCAGAGCGGCTGGATGGAGATTTTGATCCTGCGAGTGGTGTTCCGCTCACTGGCGTTGGAGGACAAGCTGGTGTACGCCGAGGATTACATCATGGATGAGGAGCAGTCAAAGCTGGCAGGGCTGCTGGACCTCAACAACGCCATCCTGCAGCTGGTGAAGAAGTACAAGACAATGGGGCTGGAGAAGGAGGAGTTTGTGGTCCTCAAAGCGATCGCTCTCGCTAACTCAG ACTCCATGCAAATTGAGGACTCAGAGGCAGTTCAGAGACTCCAGGATGTCCTTCACGGGGCCTTACAGGACTATGAGGTCAAACAGCACCCAGAGGACCCTCGGCGAGCTGGCAAACTGATCATGAcccttcctctcctccgtcAGACGGCTGCTCGTGCTGTCCAGCATTTCTGCAGCATCAAACAGGACGGCCGCGTGCCTATGCACAAACTGTTCCTTGAACTTCTGGAGGCTAAAGCCTGA